In Paracoccus aminophilus JCM 7686, a single window of DNA contains:
- a CDS encoding aldehyde dehydrogenase (NADP(+)), with amino-acid sequence MGWTPKGTHLIAGEWLGGAEQFRSTPAHGPAHDFALGSVDLVDRACAAAEEAFWDYGWTSRAARADFLDAIADEIEARAEAITEIGTQETGLPAARLQGERGRTTGQLRLFADHIRKGDYLDRRVDAALPDRQPAPRPEIRMIERPIGPVAVFGASNFPLAFSTAGGDTAAALAAGCPVVVKGHPAHPGTAEIIAEAVLAAIDKTGMPNGTFSLVQDGGAAVGAALVQHPLIKAVGFTGSLAGGRALFDLCAARPEPIPFFGELGSVNPMFLLPEAMKARAEDLGKGWAGSLTMGAGQFCTNPGISVVLDGADADRYTASAKAALEAVAPQTMLTEGIAKAYQAGKARFEARNSVKPVLTTEQAGREASPNLYETTGANYLQDHSLGEEVFGPLGLIVRVGSVAEMVTLARGFEGQLTATIQMEPGDLADAQKLLPVLERKAGRVLVNGFPTGVEVVDAMVHGGPYPASTNFGATSVGTLAIRRFLRPVSYQNLPTELLPEDLR; translated from the coding sequence ATGGGTTGGACACCAAAGGGAACGCATCTGATCGCAGGCGAGTGGCTGGGCGGCGCGGAGCAATTCCGCTCGACGCCCGCGCATGGCCCGGCGCATGACTTCGCGCTTGGCTCGGTCGATCTGGTTGATCGCGCCTGCGCCGCCGCCGAAGAGGCCTTCTGGGACTATGGCTGGACCAGCCGGGCGGCGCGCGCGGATTTTCTCGACGCCATCGCCGATGAGATCGAGGCCCGCGCCGAGGCGATCACCGAGATCGGCACGCAGGAAACCGGCCTGCCCGCCGCGCGGTTGCAAGGCGAGCGGGGCCGCACCACCGGCCAGCTGCGGCTGTTCGCCGATCATATCCGCAAGGGCGATTATCTTGACCGGCGGGTCGATGCGGCGCTGCCCGATCGCCAGCCCGCGCCCCGGCCCGAGATCCGCATGATCGAACGTCCGATTGGTCCGGTCGCGGTTTTTGGTGCCTCGAACTTCCCGCTCGCCTTCTCGACGGCGGGCGGCGATACGGCGGCGGCTTTGGCTGCGGGCTGTCCGGTCGTGGTGAAGGGCCATCCCGCCCATCCCGGCACGGCCGAGATCATTGCCGAGGCCGTGCTGGCCGCAATCGACAAGACCGGGATGCCGAATGGCACCTTCAGTCTGGTGCAGGACGGCGGCGCGGCGGTCGGGGCGGCGCTGGTCCAGCATCCGCTGATCAAGGCGGTGGGCTTTACCGGCTCGCTGGCCGGGGGGCGCGCGCTCTTTGATCTCTGTGCTGCGCGACCCGAGCCGATCCCCTTTTTCGGCGAGCTTGGCTCGGTCAATCCGATGTTCCTGCTGCCTGAAGCGATGAAGGCGCGGGCCGAGGATCTGGGCAAGGGCTGGGCCGGGTCTCTGACCATGGGCGCGGGCCAGTTCTGCACCAATCCGGGCATTTCGGTGGTGCTCGATGGCGCCGATGCCGACCGCTATACCGCCAGCGCCAAAGCCGCGCTGGAGGCGGTCGCGCCGCAAACCATGCTGACCGAGGGCATTGCCAAGGCCTATCAGGCGGGCAAGGCTCGGTTCGAGGCGCGCAATTCGGTGAAGCCGGTCCTGACGACGGAGCAGGCCGGGCGCGAGGCCAGTCCGAACCTCTATGAGACGACCGGCGCGAATTACCTGCAAGATCATAGCCTTGGCGAAGAGGTCTTCGGACCTCTGGGGCTGATCGTGCGCGTGGGCTCGGTCGCGGAAATGGTGACGCTGGCGCGCGGCTTCGAGGGCCAACTGACCGCGACCATCCAGATGGAGCCGGGCGATCTGGCCGATGCGCAAAAGCTTCTGCCGGTGCTGGAGCGCAAGGCGGGCCGGGTGCTGGTCAATGGCTTCCCGACCGGCGTCGAGGTGGTCGATGCCATGGTCCATGGCGGGCCCTATCCGGCCTCGACCAATTTCGGCGCGACCAGCGTCGGCACTTTGGCGATCCGCCGCTTCCTGCGCCCGGTCAGCTATCAGAACCTGCCTACAGAGCTTCTGCCCGAAGACCTGCGCTGA
- a CDS encoding HAD family hydrolase encodes MTNIVFDLGFVLIGWRPERAFTAHFDDAAQISDWMARVDFPRWNRLQDGGRSLEAALDQVRADHGEEDAAILASYIRNFDDTITEPVPGAWELLEELSAAGHPLYAITNWGADTWPAALARYPRLASVFRDIVVSGEVKLLKPEPEIYHLLLSRNGLEAGDSLFIDDTLANVEGARAVGMDAIHFTDAPALARELGARGLY; translated from the coding sequence ATGACCAATATCGTCTTCGACCTCGGTTTCGTGCTGATCGGCTGGCGGCCCGAACGCGCGTTCACCGCGCATTTCGACGATGCCGCGCAGATCTCGGACTGGATGGCGCGGGTGGATTTTCCGCGCTGGAACCGTTTGCAGGATGGGGGCCGCAGCCTTGAGGCGGCGCTCGATCAGGTCCGCGCGGATCATGGCGAGGAAGATGCCGCGATCCTCGCCAGCTATATCCGCAATTTCGACGACACCATCACCGAGCCGGTGCCGGGAGCCTGGGAGCTTTTGGAAGAGCTTTCCGCCGCCGGGCATCCGCTTTACGCGATCACCAATTGGGGTGCCGACACCTGGCCCGCGGCGCTGGCGCGTTATCCGCGTCTGGCTTCGGTCTTTCGCGATATCGTGGTTTCGGGCGAGGTGAAGCTGCTCAAGCCCGAGCCCGAGATCTATCACCTGCTGTTGTCGCGCAACGGGCTTGAGGCCGGGGACTCGCTTTTCATTGACGATACCTTGGCCAATGTCGAAGGCGCGCGCGCGGTCGGGATGGATGCGATCCATTTCACCGATGCGCCCGCGCTGGCCCGCGAGCTGGGCGCACGCGGGCTTTATTGA
- a CDS encoding cytosine deaminase: MDFRTLPQGAVTLKGLTVPACLIGEPGDLAQIDLTIRDGKIAAPDPTLPVVEMNRAMVFPAFIDMHTHLDKGHIWPRASNPDGSFMGALTTVDADRTANWSGADVRARMDFALRSAYAHGTRAIRTHLDAIPPQAEISFGEFVKLREEWAGRIDLQAACLTTIDLIDPYNGGDFGALADLVAQTGSVLGCVTFPDAQIRDRLRAFFAHAANRGLHADFHTDETGDASVATLREIAEIVLETGFDAPVTVGHCCSLAVQPEAEALRTLDLVAKAGLHVVSLPMCNLYLQDRVAQTAPARTPRWRGVTLVHEMAARGINVSFASDNTRDPFYAYGDLDMIEVMREATRIAHLDHSRSDWSHAFLTNPAKAAGFAAPSLAPGAPADLVICRARSWTELFARPQSDRIVIRDGRQIDRTLPDYAELDHLMDCP, translated from the coding sequence ATGGATTTCCGGACACTTCCGCAAGGCGCGGTCACGCTGAAAGGCCTGACCGTCCCCGCCTGTCTGATCGGCGAACCCGGAGATCTGGCGCAGATTGATCTGACGATCCGCGACGGCAAGATCGCGGCCCCCGATCCCACCTTGCCGGTGGTCGAGATGAACCGCGCGATGGTCTTTCCCGCTTTCATCGACATGCACACCCATCTCGACAAGGGCCATATCTGGCCCCGTGCCTCCAACCCGGACGGCAGCTTTATGGGGGCGCTGACGACCGTCGATGCCGACCGCACCGCGAACTGGTCGGGTGCCGATGTGCGGGCGCGCATGGATTTCGCGCTGCGCTCTGCCTATGCGCATGGCACCCGCGCGATCCGCACCCATCTCGACGCGATCCCGCCGCAGGCCGAGATCAGCTTTGGCGAATTCGTCAAACTGCGCGAGGAATGGGCGGGCCGGATCGACCTGCAAGCGGCCTGCCTGACGACGATCGACCTGATTGATCCCTACAATGGCGGCGATTTCGGCGCGCTGGCGGATCTCGTCGCGCAAACCGGCTCGGTTCTGGGCTGCGTCACCTTCCCCGATGCGCAGATCCGCGACCGGCTGCGCGCCTTCTTCGCCCATGCCGCCAATCGCGGGCTTCATGCCGATTTCCACACCGATGAAACCGGCGATGCCTCGGTCGCGACCCTGCGCGAGATTGCCGAGATCGTGCTGGAAACCGGCTTCGACGCGCCGGTGACGGTCGGCCATTGCTGCTCGCTGGCGGTCCAGCCCGAGGCCGAGGCCCTGCGCACGCTCGATCTGGTCGCCAAGGCGGGGTTGCATGTCGTCAGCCTGCCGATGTGCAACCTTTACCTGCAAGATCGCGTGGCCCAGACCGCGCCTGCGCGCACCCCGCGCTGGCGGGGCGTCACGCTGGTCCATGAGATGGCGGCGCGCGGGATCAATGTGAGCTTCGCTTCGGACAACACCCGCGACCCCTTCTATGCCTACGGCGATCTCGACATGATCGAGGTCATGCGCGAGGCGACCCGGATCGCGCATCTTGACCATTCGCGCAGCGACTGGAGCCACGCCTTCCTGACCAATCCGGCCAAAGCCGCAGGCTTTGCCGCGCCGAGCCTTGCCCCCGGGGCGCCTGCGGATCTGGTGATCTGCCGCGCCCGCTCTTGGACCGAGCTTTTTGCCCGCCCCCAATCCGACCGGATCGTGATCCGGGACGGTCGCCAGATCGACCGCACCCTGCCCGATTACGCCGAACTCGACCATCTGATGGATTGCCCATGA
- a CDS encoding creatininase family protein, protein MTRRFNWADFRAPEFAGLDPMKTIAILPTCAIEQHGPHLPVGTDTLIAEGMLKRLREKCPEDLDIRILPAQAVGKSTEHLWAAGTLTLDAPTALAAWTQIGLSVARAGVKKIVVVNSHGGNLDLVSILTRELRVQAGMLAVKCQWMGFGAPEGSFSERQAKYGIHGGDDETSLMLAFHPELVDMSKAENFISSAEDSLISPIGPVSYGWISADLHASGTVGDAADSTADKGRAICDHQIDAMIALLRKVEASPIPSAPTGWR, encoded by the coding sequence ATGACTCGCCGCTTCAACTGGGCCGATTTCCGCGCCCCGGAATTCGCCGGTCTCGACCCGATGAAGACCATCGCGATCCTGCCGACCTGCGCGATCGAGCAGCACGGCCCCCATCTGCCGGTCGGCACCGATACGCTGATCGCCGAAGGGATGCTGAAGCGCCTGCGTGAGAAATGCCCCGAGGATCTCGACATCCGCATCCTGCCCGCGCAGGCCGTCGGTAAATCGACCGAGCATCTTTGGGCGGCGGGCACGCTGACGCTCGATGCCCCGACTGCGCTGGCGGCCTGGACGCAGATCGGCCTCTCGGTCGCGCGGGCGGGCGTCAAAAAGATCGTGGTCGTGAACAGCCATGGCGGCAATCTCGATCTGGTCTCGATCCTCACGCGAGAGCTGCGGGTGCAGGCCGGAATGCTGGCGGTGAAATGCCAGTGGATGGGCTTTGGCGCGCCCGAGGGCTCGTTCTCGGAAAGGCAGGCGAAATACGGCATCCACGGCGGCGATGACGAAACCTCGCTGATGCTGGCCTTCCACCCCGAGCTGGTCGATATGTCCAAGGCCGAGAATTTTATCTCGAGCGCCGAGGACAGCCTGATCAGCCCGATCGGCCCGGTGTCTTATGGCTGGATCTCGGCCGATCTGCACGCCTCGGGCACGGTCGGCGACGCGGCGGACTCGACCGCCGACAAGGGCCGCGCGATCTGCGATCACCAGATTGACGCGATGATCGCGCTGCTGCGCAAGGTCGAGGCCAGCCCGATCCCCTCGGCGCCCACCGGCTGGCGCTAG
- the aroQ gene encoding type II 3-dehydroquinate dehydratase produces the protein MTPTILIINGPNLNLLGKRQPEIYGRDTLADVIAACTQLGQELGLGIADFQSNHEGAIIDRIHEARGTTAGIIINPGAYSHTSVAILDALNIYEDPVIEVHISNIHKRESFRHHSYISHRADGVIAGLGVEGYQLALRRLATLVVG, from the coding sequence ATGACCCCGACCATTCTCATCATCAACGGTCCCAATCTCAACCTGCTGGGCAAGCGCCAGCCGGAAATCTATGGCCGTGACACTCTGGCCGATGTCATCGCCGCCTGCACCCAGTTGGGCCAAGAGCTTGGGCTCGGAATCGCGGATTTCCAGTCGAACCATGAGGGCGCGATCATTGACCGCATCCACGAGGCGCGCGGCACCACCGCCGGGATCATCATCAACCCGGGCGCTTACAGCCATACCTCGGTCGCGATCCTCGATGCGCTCAATATCTATGAGGATCCGGTGATCGAGGTGCATATCTCGAACATCCACAAGCGCGAGTCCTTCCGCCACCACTCCTATATCAGCCATCGCGCCGATGGCGTGATCGCGGGGCTCGGGGTCGAGGGCTATCAGCTGGCGCTCCGCCGCCTTGCCACTTTGGTCGTGGGCTGA
- a CDS encoding ABC transporter substrate-binding protein yields MPRHILISLSTTFGLIATGASANEAVKFGTNWVAQAEHGGYYQAVVDGTYAACGLDVTIVPGGPQVNNRAMMLAGKIDFNMAGNLLGTFSSAAENVPVVAVMGVFQKDPQVILAHPGKAKTFEDLKNLKLMISDEGFATFYQWMKKDFGFTDEQREVYTFNVAPFIQNEDSAIQGFISSEPLMIEKEAGFKPDVQLLADAGWSTYSTIIEAMADTVASKPEVVQCFVDGTAKGWYNYLYGDNSKAIEKIKADNPDLTDEQIAFSIKALKDNGIVDSGDTLEKGIGVMTETRIKDFYDKMVKAELVPADLDYSQAYTLQFVGKGVGLDLKK; encoded by the coding sequence ATGCCTCGCCACATCCTCATTTCCCTGAGCACAACCTTCGGCCTGATCGCCACCGGCGCCAGCGCGAATGAAGCCGTGAAATTCGGCACCAACTGGGTCGCTCAGGCGGAGCATGGCGGCTATTATCAGGCGGTCGTGGACGGCACCTATGCGGCTTGCGGCCTTGACGTGACCATCGTGCCGGGCGGCCCGCAGGTGAACAACCGCGCGATGATGCTGGCGGGCAAGATCGACTTCAACATGGCGGGCAACCTGCTCGGGACCTTCAGCTCGGCGGCGGAAAACGTGCCGGTCGTGGCGGTCATGGGTGTCTTCCAGAAAGACCCGCAGGTCATCCTCGCCCATCCCGGCAAGGCCAAGACCTTCGAGGATCTGAAAAATCTCAAGCTGATGATCTCTGACGAGGGCTTCGCGACCTTTTACCAATGGATGAAGAAGGACTTCGGCTTCACCGACGAACAGCGCGAGGTCTATACGTTCAACGTCGCGCCCTTCATCCAGAACGAAGACAGCGCCATTCAGGGCTTCATCTCTTCCGAGCCGCTGATGATCGAGAAAGAGGCCGGCTTCAAACCCGATGTCCAGCTGCTCGCCGATGCCGGCTGGTCGACCTATTCGACGATCATCGAAGCCATGGCGGACACCGTCGCCTCGAAACCCGAGGTGGTTCAGTGCTTCGTCGATGGCACCGCCAAGGGCTGGTATAACTACCTTTACGGCGACAATTCCAAAGCCATCGAAAAGATCAAAGCCGACAACCCGGATCTGACCGATGAACAGATCGCCTTCTCGATCAAGGCATTGAAAGACAACGGCATTGTCGATTCCGGCGACACGCTGGAAAAAGGCATCGGCGTGATGACCGAAACCCGGATCAAGGATTTCTACGACAAGATGGTCAAGGCCGAGCTGGTCCCGGCCGATCTCGATTACTCACAGGCCTATACGCTGCAATTCGTCGGCAAGGGCGTCGGACTGGATCTGAAGAAGTAA
- a CDS encoding ABC transporter permease, which produces MRRKRAEKIGRWLMPVLALVIALVLWDRVVAWYKIPHYILPSPGLVLQTLVKDWAILGPAALVTMKITLMALAVAIIGGVGLAVLFSLSRWAEMSFYPFAVILQVTPVVAIAPLIFIYVENKMAGLLLCAWIVAFFPILSNTTLGLRSVDHNLSDLYRIYGANRWQRLIHLQLPSALPYFLGGLRIAGGLSLIGAVVAEYVAGTGGIGSGLAFRILEASYRLNIPRMFAALVLIALLGVMIFAVLSLISHLALRKWHESAIKREM; this is translated from the coding sequence ATGCGGCGCAAGCGCGCCGAGAAGATCGGGCGCTGGCTCATGCCGGTTCTGGCCCTTGTCATCGCGCTGGTGCTCTGGGACCGCGTTGTGGCTTGGTACAAGATCCCCCACTATATCTTGCCAAGCCCGGGGCTCGTTCTACAAACTCTTGTTAAGGACTGGGCCATTCTTGGCCCCGCCGCGCTGGTCACGATGAAGATCACGCTGATGGCGCTGGCCGTCGCGATCATCGGCGGCGTCGGGCTTGCGGTGCTCTTCAGCCTCAGCCGATGGGCCGAGATGTCCTTCTATCCCTTCGCGGTCATCTTGCAGGTGACGCCGGTCGTGGCGATTGCGCCGCTGATCTTCATCTATGTCGAGAACAAGATGGCGGGGCTCTTGCTCTGCGCCTGGATCGTGGCCTTTTTCCCGATCCTGTCGAACACGACGCTTGGCCTGCGCTCGGTCGATCACAACCTCTCGGACCTCTACCGCATCTATGGCGCGAACCGCTGGCAAAGGCTGATCCACCTGCAACTGCCCTCGGCTTTGCCCTATTTCCTCGGCGGTCTGCGCATTGCGGGCGGTCTCTCGCTGATCGGCGCCGTGGTCGCGGAATATGTCGCGGGCACCGGCGGCATCGGCTCGGGGCTGGCTTTCCGCATCCTCGAAGCGAGCTATCGCCTCAATATTCCGCGCATGTTCGCGGCCCTCGTGCTGATCGCATTGCTGGGCGTGATGATCTTTGCCGTGCTCTCGCTGATTTCACATCTGGCACTGCGCAAATGGCATGAAAGCGCGATCAAAAGGGAAATGTGA
- a CDS encoding ABC transporter ATP-binding protein, whose protein sequence is MTAPTVLRMEGVSKVFAGGVTALKDMNLTVRQGDFISLLGPSGCGKSTALRLIAGLMHPTAGRVQWEGSQQAGDLGVVFQEATLMPWATVAKNVWLPMRLRGVKFGDVEAQIHDALKMVGLENFANSYPRELSGGMKMRVSIARALVTKPRLILMDEPFAALDEITRNKMNRDLMDLQKTLNCTVIFVTHSVFESVFLSNRIVVMAPRPGRVAHELRVDVEGPRDEDFRTSAEYAALCRAASDALSDAMGEQA, encoded by the coding sequence ATGACGGCCCCCACCGTCCTGCGGATGGAGGGGGTCAGCAAGGTGTTCGCCGGGGGCGTCACCGCGCTCAAGGACATGAACCTCACCGTCCGGCAGGGCGATTTCATCTCGCTGCTCGGCCCGTCGGGCTGCGGGAAATCGACCGCCTTGCGGCTGATCGCCGGGCTGATGCATCCGACCGCCGGTCGCGTGCAATGGGAGGGCAGCCAGCAGGCCGGAGACCTCGGTGTCGTCTTTCAGGAAGCAACGCTGATGCCCTGGGCCACGGTCGCCAAGAACGTCTGGCTGCCGATGCGGCTACGCGGCGTGAAATTCGGCGATGTCGAGGCCCAGATTCATGATGCGCTCAAGATGGTCGGGTTGGAAAACTTCGCGAATTCCTATCCGCGCGAGCTTTCCGGCGGGATGAAAATGCGGGTCTCGATCGCCCGTGCGCTGGTGACGAAACCGCGGCTGATCCTGATGGACGAGCCCTTCGCCGCGCTGGACGAGATCACCCGCAACAAGATGAACCGCGATCTGATGGATCTGCAAAAGACCCTGAATTGCACGGTGATTTTCGTGACCCATTCGGTCTTTGAAAGCGTGTTCCTGTCCAACCGCATCGTGGTCATGGCCCCCCGCCCCGGTCGCGTCGCCCATGAGCTGCGCGTCGATGTGGAGGGACCGCGCGACGAAGACTTCCGCACCTCGGCCGAATATGCGGCGCTCTGCCGCGCGGCCTCGGATGCGCTTTCTGACGCTATGGGAGAACAGGCGTGA
- a CDS encoding HpcH/HpaI aldolase family protein, whose protein sequence is MDLPKNRFKAALAEGRQQIGLWCSIPGGGYAEMLATCGYDWILIDCEHAPIDLGAVQSMLQAMAPYPVQPVVRPGWNDPVEIKRLLDIGAQSLLIPYVENAEEAARAVAATRYAPAGFRGVAGLARASRYGSVPDYLNRAAQEICVLVQIESLDAVERIEEIAAVEGVDGIFVGPADLSATMGRPGQLSHPEVRAKIIEAIKRIRAAGKPAGIVTLDETLLEESVAAGTNFTAVGIDIAVMLKALRDLRARWPS, encoded by the coding sequence ATGGATTTGCCGAAAAACCGCTTCAAAGCAGCTCTGGCCGAGGGCCGTCAGCAGATCGGGCTTTGGTGCTCGATTCCGGGCGGGGGCTATGCCGAGATGTTGGCGACCTGCGGTTATGACTGGATCCTGATCGACTGCGAACATGCGCCGATTGATCTCGGCGCGGTCCAGTCCATGCTGCAGGCAATGGCGCCCTACCCGGTTCAGCCGGTGGTGCGCCCGGGCTGGAATGATCCGGTCGAGATCAAGCGCCTGCTCGACATCGGCGCGCAATCGCTGCTGATCCCCTATGTCGAAAACGCCGAAGAGGCCGCGCGCGCCGTCGCCGCGACCCGCTATGCCCCGGCAGGCTTTCGCGGCGTTGCCGGGTTGGCGCGGGCCAGCCGCTACGGCAGCGTGCCGGATTATCTGAACCGGGCCGCGCAGGAAATCTGTGTGCTCGTCCAGATCGAAAGTCTGGATGCGGTCGAGCGGATCGAGGAAATCGCCGCCGTCGAGGGCGTGGATGGCATCTTCGTCGGTCCCGCCGATCTGTCCGCGACCATGGGTCGACCCGGCCAACTCTCCCATCCCGAGGTTCGCGCCAAGATCATCGAGGCGATCAAACGCATCCGCGCCGCGGGCAAACCCGCCGGGATCGTCACGCTGGACGAGACGCTTTTGGAAGAAAGCGTCGCGGCTGGCACGAATTTCACCGCCGTCGGCATCGACATCGCAGTGATGCTGAAGGCCTTGCGCGACTTGCGAGCGCGCTGGCCCTCTTGA
- a CDS encoding RidA family protein, which translates to MKALAPSSISAPFGRYSHGVALDGPGRLVATSGQLALRADGTVPEGAYAQARQCFANCTAILAEAGFGPADAVRINAFVTDRSHFPDYMRARDEWLSEVEVLPASTLVIVVGFTRPEFLVEVEVTAFRSQP; encoded by the coding sequence ATGAAAGCGCTTGCCCCTTCCTCGATTTCCGCCCCCTTCGGTCGCTATTCGCATGGCGTCGCTCTGGACGGTCCGGGTCGCCTTGTCGCGACCTCGGGCCAGCTCGCCTTGCGCGCCGATGGCACGGTGCCGGAGGGCGCCTATGCGCAGGCGCGGCAATGCTTTGCCAATTGCACCGCCATTCTCGCCGAGGCCGGTTTCGGCCCTGCGGATGCGGTGCGGATCAATGCTTTCGTCACCGATCGGTCGCATTTCCCCGATTATATGCGGGCGCGGGATGAATGGTTGTCCGAGGTCGAGGTGCTGCCCGCCTCGACATTGGTGATCGTCGTCGGTTTCACCCGGCCTGAATTTCTCGTTGAAGTCGAAGTCACCGCATTCCGGAGCCAGCCATGA
- a CDS encoding NAD(P)H-dependent oxidoreductase, producing the protein MKALVIHCHPEAESFTAAVRDRVLDHLTRAGAEIRVMDLYAQGFDPVLSGPEWRGYLDAPANRSGVEDHVAALAWCDTLIFTYPTWWYGLPAMLKGWLDRVLLPEAAFLMPDAQNKDIRPGLTQITRIGVFTTCGASRWLTALVGAPGRRTLLRGVGYLCAPQRRSIFAAHYKMDSSTPRSRKRHLKRVDRAMTRLLAPLKKEKT; encoded by the coding sequence ATGAAGGCCTTGGTGATCCATTGCCACCCGGAGGCCGAAAGCTTCACCGCGGCCGTCCGCGACCGGGTACTGGATCACCTTACCCGGGCCGGAGCCGAGATCCGGGTGATGGATCTTTACGCGCAGGGCTTTGATCCGGTGCTCTCGGGGCCGGAGTGGCGCGGCTATCTGGACGCGCCCGCGAACCGTTCGGGGGTCGAAGATCACGTGGCCGCGCTGGCTTGGTGCGACACGCTGATCTTCACCTATCCGACCTGGTGGTATGGCCTGCCCGCCATGCTGAAAGGCTGGCTCGACCGCGTGCTTTTGCCCGAGGCGGCCTTTCTGATGCCCGACGCACAAAACAAGGACATCCGCCCCGGCCTGACCCAGATCACCCGGATCGGCGTCTTCACCACCTGCGGCGCCAGTCGCTGGTTGACCGCGCTGGTCGGCGCACCGGGACGGCGCACCTTGCTGCGCGGCGTCGGCTATCTTTGCGCCCCGCAGCGCCGCAGCATCTTTGCGGCGCATTACAAAATGGACAGCTCGACCCCGCGCAGCCGCAAGCGCCACCTCAAACGGGTGGACCGCGCCATGACCCGCCTGCTCGCGCCTTTGAAGAAGGAAAAGACATGA
- a CDS encoding FAD-binding oxidoreductase codes for MNIDAAKAALAHLDIDDNPPSVKAKSRDFFWYSPVLKDRLDGVCADFVVMPRSQDEVIEVLRICHAHDVPVTVRGAGTGNYGQAMPLKGGCILHMQNMNKIHEIAPGRIVVEPGLVIRDLDRQTRAHSGQELRMTPSTAATATIGGFICGGSGGVGSVRWGVLRDYGNIIRIRVVTAEAEPRVLDFTGEDLARVSHAYGTNGIVTEIELPLAPAYDWVHVFVTHPDFAKASRLAHQISLQDGIAMKLDTVCEAPIAARYFQRFKDHVSETDSVIALMIAPQSMDGFLTFLGHDPEAKLIYRSDANDWPRDPGPAYEYGWNHTTLRALKVEPEITYLQVRYAGEGFLDKIDAIRAHFGDELIQHIEFLKENGVMTAAGLTLVRFTTEERLNEIVQIHEDMGCMIFNPHRYTLEEGGRQIVDDRQLNFKREADPKGILNPGKMIAWEDPNWDFKTMYAYPGLRRA; via the coding sequence ATGAACATCGACGCCGCCAAAGCCGCCCTCGCCCATCTCGACATCGACGACAACCCGCCCTCGGTGAAGGCGAAAAGCCGGGATTTCTTCTGGTATTCGCCGGTCCTGAAGGATCGCCTCGACGGGGTTTGTGCCGATTTCGTGGTCATGCCGCGCTCGCAGGACGAGGTCATCGAGGTTCTGCGCATCTGTCACGCCCATGACGTGCCGGTCACGGTGCGCGGCGCGGGGACCGGCAATTACGGTCAGGCCATGCCGCTGAAAGGCGGCTGCATCCTGCATATGCAGAACATGAACAAGATCCATGAGATCGCCCCCGGCCGCATCGTGGTCGAGCCGGGGCTGGTCATCCGCGATCTCGACCGCCAGACCCGCGCGCATTCCGGCCAAGAGCTGCGCATGACGCCCTCGACCGCCGCGACCGCGACCATCGGTGGCTTCATCTGCGGCGGCTCGGGCGGGGTTGGCTCGGTCCGCTGGGGCGTGCTGCGCGATTACGGCAATATCATCCGCATCCGCGTCGTCACCGCCGAGGCCGAGCCGCGCGTTCTGGACTTCACCGGCGAGGACCTCGCCCGCGTCAGCCATGCTTACGGCACCAACGGCATCGTCACCGAAATCGAGCTGCCGCTCGCGCCCGCTTATGACTGGGTCCATGTCTTCGTGACCCATCCCGATTTCGCCAAGGCGAGCCGGCTCGCGCATCAGATCTCGCTGCAAGACGGGATCGCGATGAAGCTCGACACGGTTTGCGAGGCGCCGATTGCCGCGCGCTATTTCCAGCGCTTCAAGGACCATGTCTCCGAGACGGATTCAGTGATCGCTCTGATGATCGCGCCGCAGTCGATGGACGGTTTCCTGACCTTCCTTGGCCATGACCCCGAGGCGAAGCTGATCTATCGCAGCGATGCCAACGACTGGCCGCGCGACCCCGGCCCGGCCTATGAATATGGCTGGAACCACACGACGTTGCGCGCGCTGAAGGTTGAGCCCGAGATCACCTATCTTCAGGTCCGCTATGCCGGTGAGGGTTTCCTCGACAAGATCGACGCGATCCGCGCGCATTTCGGTGACGAGCTGATCCAGCACATCGAATTCCTCAAGGAAAACGGGGTGATGACGGCGGCGGGGCTGACCTTGGTGCGGTTCACGACCGAAGAGCGGCTGAACGAAATCGTCCAGATCCACGAGGATATGGGCTGCATGATCTTCAACCCGCATCGCTACACGCTGGAAGAAGGTGGGCGTCAGATCGTCGATGACCGTCAGCTCAACTTCAAGCGCGAGGCCGATCCCAAAGGCATCCTCAACCCCGGCAAGATGATCGCTTGGGAGGATCCGAACTGGGACTTCAAGACGATGTATGCCTATCCGGGCCTGCGCCGCGCATGA